One region of Mus musculus strain C57BL/6J chromosome 15, GRCm38.p6 C57BL/6J genomic DNA includes:
- the Fam186a gene encoding protein FAM186A — MPSIPSFKKIPGFTKLQRPVLELLIDDSKRSDLFKTLGQASVEAVWNADLSTSSYPIIEKAPMSALWAQLGGYPDIPKLLQLDIQSTFRKSLASIRSQSKKIRK; from the exons ATGCCTTCGATCCCCAGCTTTAAGAAGATACCCGGATTTACCAAACTTCAGCGGCCGGTCTTGGAGTTATTAATTGATGACAGCAAAAGATCTGACCTCTTCAAAACACTCGG ACAAGCTTCAGTGGAGGCCGTGTGGAACGCTGACCTGTCTACGTCAAGCTACCCAATAATAGAGAAGGCACCGATGAGTGCGCTCTGGGCCCAGCTGGGTGGGTACCCAGATATTCCCAAGCTGCTGCAGTTAGACATTCAGTCGACCTTCAGAAAATCTCTTGCTTCCATCCGGTCACA